The genomic stretch ctttactctctcttactttattattaataatttaattcgcTAAACACCACTGcctaaattcttgtgccaaaatAGAAACTTCTCGCTTAGGccaggatggagggagtagataataaagtatgaataaaaaagagtgatattttttatttattttaaatgtaacattcccaaaaaaaaaatatatttcactTTGAGTGGTGTGGAAGGAGTACTACGTACTATTGAGTATTGATACTATATTTTACCATTGGTCTTGTTTTGGGAAGTTGTCTAGGCTGTTAATAACATTGGTTTATATATCATCTATAATTCAATTTTAGACGGTGGAAAGTTTCTCCAGATATTACCTTTAAGATGTAAGAGCTTGTTCGGTAGATTATTCCTGTCACGGTTTGTTAGGACAATAATCATGATATTTATCATGGTTTGTATTAGTTATATTTCTAAGTGATATGTTTGGTAGTTCAATTGAAATATAAAGCTATTTTTAATGACTTTTAAGGTAAAAGATAGAATATCATGCTAAATGTTGTGTAGATAAAAGTAACCTCAATAATATGTATGCTGAAATTGAGAGTGAAAGAGATGGAGGGCAACTAGTAATTTTATTCAACTATCTAAGTTAATTTTCCAATGTTATTAGTGTAACTCACCAAATTTGTGGATTAATTTTCTAATGTGAAACATGAGCTTTAAGATGGACTTTCctggataataataataataataataataataataataataataataataataataataataataacatgaATACTATAAGTATCAAACGCGCTATTaatgttgaataagaatttgTAACCTGCTCTACATAGCTAACAAACGTCTCTAAATGCATATGCATGGTCATCCTAAATATTTGGTTTAACTaaaaaaagcataaaaataacatttagaaaaataaaaccaTAAAGTATTTGATTGTAAGTATAAATTCAAAGGTCCAAATGAGGAACACGTGCAGCTGTTTGTGGCATCCTTTATTTGACTAAATATAGTTTTTGGTCTTATATAAATCTATGCAACCTAGTTTGACCCTCGCCGCCGTCTCCTTCTACCAACCgcatatttaattaatgtattatCCGTTATAAATATTGGAGTTAATAATTATAAACAACGTTAATAATTATACAAGTATAAACAACGTTAATAATTATACAAGTATAAACAACGTTTTATGCTCTCAGCTTGTTCTCCGCGTGTGAGTGTACTTACTCATTGCTTTTAGGGCATGTTTGGTTGCCCGGATTCTGGCAGGGAAAGTAATTTAATTCCTCAATTTTTAAATTCCaatgtttgtttgatttttaaagAAATTAGGAAAGTAATAAGAATCCTAAAAATGTGGAAAGTTGGGCAAAATATGCGGATTATGATTCCCTTGCCTAACCTAGTTATTCTTTTTCCCCAATATGAGAATCCTATACACGCACAAAATATAAGTTTTTTTCCAGCAAAAGATACGCAAAAAATATATGCACAAAAATTTTCATCTTCTATTCTATTTATTCACGGTTCCTTTTTATTCTCTACACCTTCACTTTTGATTTGCAGTCAGGCCAAACTCTGTCCAAATTCTTCAATAACAAGTAAGATTTTTGCTTCTTATCAAGAAATTTATGATTTATATTCTAGGTTTCTGTTGAAATCCTTTGTCTTTTAATACGTCAATTATAAATtgcaaaaaaatatttagtCGGAGCATTCAGAGAGAGAGTGCGCGCGTTGATATTTAAGGGATGGAGATGTATTGCAGCGTAGATTCGTGGTGAATGGGATAACGAAGTCACAGGCTCATAGCTTTAATTATGCTTGTGATGCATTGCCGCGTAGATTCTAATTATTTAGTGTTATTAGCTTTATATTAGACTTGCTTAGAAATAATTCtgttttagtttttaaaaattgttatgTCTAGTTTTAATTTCTCAGGGTCTCTTGGGTCTCTTGGCAAGGATGATGAAAGTAAAATCAAATTTGGGAAAACATCTTTGCCTTCTAATTAGTATGCTTTATGAGAAATTGCAAGAGATTGAAGCGTTGACTGATTCTCAGAGACAAAAAGCTGCAATGAAACTTGTTCGAGATCCTGATTTATTAGATTACTTTTTCACTCTTCATGATGAAGGGGCGAAAAAGATGTTTCTAATAGAACTATTAggatgaaattattttttttacgtTTTTGCTGCCAAACTAGACTTCTTCAATTTCATGTTATTGACTAGCTaaagattatttatttttataattaaattcaatctgtggtttttttaaaaataatttttgtattgtgttttttatattttcaaaatttattagcTGCATATAAAGGGAATTATATTTaagttatatatttaattagcatTATTGATATTAGACGgatgatatatatattttgattaattgttGTATTTTTTAGTTTAGCATTTAAAGTTAATATAGAATTCAAAATCTTGACATTTTCCAAACACAGGAAAGTAAAATTGTTGGGAATCATATTACTAGGAATCACTTTCCTGTGAATCATTTTCCCTGCCAACTTTCCTTTCCTTTACTttcctgacaaccaaacatgcCCTTAAGTTTTAACAGATTTAGGTTTTATGTGACTATGGAGTAGTAAATTTATGTACTCCATAATAAAGTTGGTAAATCGGGAATTATAATATTGTTGGTAAATCgggaattattaatttaatcaaaCGAAAATTAcgatttaaattataatttttgagATTTCTGTTCAATCCCATAACTTTAAAAAACAACCTatttaatcataatttttgTACATATTTCAACTGTCCCATACAATTAAAAGTTTGATGAAGTTTGTcatttaaatgtaatttttagttAACATCTAGATGTATTTAGCATTGTTCCAAATTATGATGGTCAATTTCTAAATGATTTAATCAGCTACTTTTAAAAGCTATAGAATTGACCAAAAGTTTTAACTTAAATATACGTggtaattttctttttgttcAATAACTTAAATCACTGAAATTTATATTCTCAAATTGATTTTGAACATTACATTAagtcatattaaaaaaaatcactccttaatttcttttttaagccataataaatttcatttaaattttaaacaatATGATAGTCTACATTTATTTGGTGATTTTGGCAAATTAGAAAACACAGCCTTCAAATAATATCttgctatttttttattaaaataaaattttattgttCCAACTGTGTGATGGTTACTAGTATTCATAATTTTATAAGTCATGTACTGGCACCTCAAAAAACAGTATGTACAACTAATTTCATCATAATAGAAGAAAGTTCTAGCCAACTATTTAACCATGGACCAAACATTAATATCCCATAACAGTGTGATGGCTCAAGCCATATAAAAAATGGTCTTCCctgaaaaaaatagaatttattTTTCCCATTTACACTCTATAAATTAATTAACGCCAACTTAAAAAACGTAATCACTCATTTGATTAATAGCTTTCAAAATCCACTAAAAAGCACTATGGATCATTTCACAGCCACTGATTTTTCTATAATCCTTttcatataatatattttacTAGCTAAATGATTTTGACTGATGCTGAACAGAAAACAGTAGTACATGTATTAATCCACAGCCACGTCTTGTAATAGAAGATATAACCACAAAATCAAACccaatatatactccataatacTAGTCCTCACTTGCCCAAAATCTCTGATTTCCTTGTTCGTCATGGATAATTTTGCAGCCATGCCCTCTTCCTCATCATCTCTCTCACAAAACTCCATATTCAACATGATGATCATGACCTCCCAACCACACCATCATCATAATCAAGTATTCCAAAGTCTTGATTATCATGACCACAACAATGGATACTTAGGTAAAGGTTTGATCACATCCATTGAAGAAAATCAAAATATCAACGGCGCCGTGTCGATCGGTGAGGGAGGCAGTCTGGTGGCGGAAAACGAGGCGCAGAAAAagggggagaagaagaagaggaaaccTAGATTTGCCTTCCAAACGAGAAGCCAAGTTGATATACTAGATGATGGATATAGATGGAGGAAATATGGTCAAAAGGCAGTCAAGAACAATACATTTCCCAGGTTTATAATtcatttctatttaatttttcaattccATTTTTAGTAGAGTCTGCGGATAGTTATCAGTGaataataattatgtatatGCTTATAACTAGGATTATTACTTTTTCTTATTGTTGAATTATTTTACACGAAATTTTTTATGATGCGGTTTAAGTTTCAGTAAA from Salvia splendens isolate huo1 chromosome 4, SspV2, whole genome shotgun sequence encodes the following:
- the LOC121798469 gene encoding probable WRKY transcription factor 75; the protein is MDNFAAMPSSSSSLSQNSIFNMMIMTSQPHHHHNQVFQSLDYHDHNNGYLGKGLITSIEENQNINGAVSIGEGGSLVAENEAQKKGEKKKRKPRFAFQTRSQVDILDDGYRWRKYGQKAVKNNTFPRSYYRCTHQGCNVKKQVQRVSKDEGVVVTTYEGIHSHPIQKSTDNFDHILSQMQIYTSL